The window AGAGAAGAATCAACCAACCTTTTTTGAAATGATCCGCATGGTTGAGTCATACATAAAAGAGCATTTTGAAAATGTGGGTGACCGGTTTCCTGAAGTTGCCCGCGCAATTTACTATGGTATTGAGGAAGAGCGAAATATTTACGGCAATGCATCTAAAGATGAAATGAAAGAACTTATCGAAGAGGGAATTCCCGTATTACCCTTACCAAAGATTGACGACATTGAAAACTGAATAACATTACCTGCGTATAGCAAAAAGGGAAAACCCGCATAATATAACATATAACACAGATATTATTATATTTACATAATACCCGTATGCCAATTCATAAGGCTTGGCTTTTGTGATAAGATTTCCTATTGGCAAATATACCATCCAAAAAAGATAGTACACGATCACAATCAGCCGTGCTATCATTAACCATGGTCTTTGTATTACGCTTGCAATTACCATTATAATGATAATGCCAATAAAATATACTGCCAGCGGATTGTTGACATAATACCAGCTTTCAAAAATATAAAAGCGTGCAATAGGCAAAATGGGAATAACAACTGACACAATTGACAGCACAATAATTATTTTTTCCTGTACTTCAAGCTCACGATAGATTCCAATGCAATATTCATACACCCGCAGCAGGATATCGGCTATCCAGTTAAAAAAATTAATTATATATGACATCACTCGTGTAACAAAGTCTATAATTACACCTAGCATATTTATTGTCCTTTCTTTAATTTTGCCTGCCAATCATTGTTACCATAGACTAAAAAACTATTGACTAAATAAACAATCTACCTTTACTTTGAAAATATTACAATATTGCATTGGGGCTGTAGCTCAGTTGGGAGAGCGCTAGAATCGCACTCTAGAGGTCGTCGGTTCAAATCCGATCAGCTCCAATTATAGTATCATTACTTAACATGCATATCTTTAACCGGATTTATCAAAAAGAGCTCATTTCTATTGTTCAGCATAATCTCCTTAAAATAATCTTTAACTTTAAAATCTCTATAATAGCGAGATAATTCATTATTTGTGATACTAGCTGAAAGAGAAACCTTATGTACTGTTTTATCCATATAGAAACTACACATTGTGGCTGTATCCACCTGAAAATTTGTTCTTTTGGTTAGAGAGCGATAGGCAGTAGCATCAAAGCCGTCAAATGGTAATGTCATTTTCTTCCCAATCACATTGCTTATTAACGATGATGATTCCACTTGCTGTAAGGTTGCATTATGTACCGTACCCCACTTCCAATCATCAATGTATGGGCCAATTGTGTAATTAAAATATTTCAATGAATGTAAAAATGCCCTGTCAAAAATGATATCCCGTGTTTCAGTTTTTTCAATAGTTGTTATATCATCAAAATAAATGGATTTATCATCTTTAAAAAGTCTTTTAAACTCAGGTTCAAATATTACATAATGTGTAAGTATATCTTCTACCACATAGGGAAGTTCATCAGCAAATGTTTCACGTATGAGTGAAGAAATAATTGCATTGTATAATGTTGGAGCTACTTCACTGCTGCTCATTGCTAAATTCCAATCTCGGAAATACACCTTTGCCAACTTGGCTGAGGTAATTGGCATTTTATCTAACAGATTATTAATAACAAACAGATAGTCTTTGGCACCAGGATAATTTACACCATGAAGGAATTTTTCTATATCTTTAGGATGCAATTCAGCAACCCGCACCAGTTCGTTCTGAATTGCCATTAATCTGTCAGTATTATTGAATACCATGACTTGCTGTGCAGCAAGCGAAGGATTTTCAACAAATTCACTTCCTGCAACTAAATAATCAGCTTGTTTTATTTCAAAAATACCTGTAGGGTTTTTAGCAAATAATGCTTTATCAGGACTTTTTAATACATTTGTATCGGTATCAAGCAAGGTGCTTCCAGCAATAATCTGAAATGCCTTAGAATCATCCTGCACCACAAATATCCGTGGCTGTCCTTTATATTTTTGAGCTATCGGTACCACATCATTTGCTGAATTTATGAATGCTATATCAATCATGGACTCTATATACCCTTTTTCAGGGGATACATGCGCTATCGCAATAATGGCATCTTTCAGGTTCTTTTCAAACGCATCCGATATAACGGGCCCGCACTCGGTAAGTCTTGTTACACACTGCGAAGAATCAAATTGGCAGATCAATTCTTTATATCCTGAAGTGCTATTGTACACTTGAACATTGTTGCGTGTCAGCGTCTGATATTTGCAAAAAATTTGGCTGTCTGCCAGCAATGAAAAAGAGGCATATCGTACAGTTGCAGTTTTTCCTGCAATTATATAGGGCAAACCAGCATACGTATACCCTTCAATGACTTTGCCTGCTACCTGCATATTTACTGGATATAGCAACGCATATAAAGAAACACTATGCTCATAGCTTGCACACAATACAGCAGCATCAGTATACATCATTCGTGAAGGAATGGTAACGGCAAAGCCTCTGCAATAGGACCCATACAATCCAAAAATTGAAGAAATCAACTGTTGCAATGCTCTTATTTGCGCAACAACTTGATAATCCTGCTTTCTGTAATAGCGTACAATTTTTTTATTTGTAATTTCACGGCTGAATAAACCAAAGTCTTTATCCTCTACCGGGAAGAAAAATTCATTATTTGAAACAAATGCATTGCAGAATTCCATAAAAAGGGTTATGCATACAACATCTTCAGCTTCCCATTGTGCTGAATCTTCATTGCCTTTTGTAAATTTAGATTTAAATGTATTTATACCTTGCACATATTGCTGTAACACATGTACATATTGGGGCGATAGCTCCTTCAATAAAGCCTTTGCTTTAAACTGTAAACCTACCGCCTTAATTAGCCTGTCTATTCGTTCATACTGAGCAAGTCCATGCTGTACACTTTTTGCAGTTGCAAGGCTACGTAAAAACTCTATCTGTGCAAGTCTGTCCTGTGCATGAACAATGCCTAGTGCAAAAAACGCATCATCACGATTTTCTGCTATGATCAACGGGTAGCCATTATTAAGCCTGTACACTGCCACAGGGTACGTGACACCAGCTGTGATCGTTTCATGGTACGAAACCGATGAAAAAAAATAACGATAGATTCCTATTGCCAGTAGAAAAGCTGCAATAATACTGCTACTGGCAACAAGCAATAGCGTTTTTTTGGTCATAGTAATAACCACTTATTAAAATTCAAACGCAAGTGCTCCTAACCTGTTTTCCACTTCTTTAAGGATCCTCTGTTCATCTTCCTGATCTTTTGCCTCAAACGTTGCTGAAAAACGCACAAAACTTCCCACATCATCCCATGGAACAGATGAAATAAGGCACTCCTTTATTAAATATTGTGAAAAACTTTCTGCATTGTCAAAAACAATTCCATTTTTTGTTTGCTTTGGTATTTGCACATACAGATAGAATGTACCGCCTGGCATGTGTGCATCAAAGCCCAATCGCCGTAACGTTGCTACCAATGATTCTAATCGCCTTTTATATTTTTCTTTTATTCTATTGGTTAATTCAGGGTGTTCAAGAGCTACCATAGCAGCTTTCTGAATTGCTTTGAACTGACCTGAATCAAAATTATCTTTCACATTAGCAAATGCTTTGACAATCAAAGGATTACCCGCCACAAACGCCATACGCCAACCTGTCATATTAAACGCCTTTGACAATGAATGTATCTCAACCCCAACTTCTTTGGCACCGGGCATGCGTAAAAAAGATAATGGCTTGTCACTATACGTCAGTGCTGCATATGCTGCATCCTGAACCACTATTATCTTATTTTTAAGAGCAAACTCT of the Spirochaetota bacterium genome contains:
- a CDS encoding penicillin acylase family protein, translating into MTKKTLLLVASSSIIAAFLLAIGIYRYFFSSVSYHETITAGVTYPVAVYRLNNGYPLIIAENRDDAFFALGIVHAQDRLAQIEFLRSLATAKSVQHGLAQYERIDRLIKAVGLQFKAKALLKELSPQYVHVLQQYVQGINTFKSKFTKGNEDSAQWEAEDVVCITLFMEFCNAFVSNNEFFFPVEDKDFGLFSREITNKKIVRYYRKQDYQVVAQIRALQQLISSIFGLYGSYCRGFAVTIPSRMMYTDAAVLCASYEHSVSLYALLYPVNMQVAGKVIEGYTYAGLPYIIAGKTATVRYASFSLLADSQIFCKYQTLTRNNVQVYNSTSGYKELICQFDSSQCVTRLTECGPVISDAFEKNLKDAIIAIAHVSPEKGYIESMIDIAFINSANDVVPIAQKYKGQPRIFVVQDDSKAFQIIAGSTLLDTDTNVLKSPDKALFAKNPTGIFEIKQADYLVAGSEFVENPSLAAQQVMVFNNTDRLMAIQNELVRVAELHPKDIEKFLHGVNYPGAKDYLFVINNLLDKMPITSAKLAKVYFRDWNLAMSSSEVAPTLYNAIISSLIRETFADELPYVVEDILTHYVIFEPEFKRLFKDDKSIYFDDITTIEKTETRDIIFDRAFLHSLKYFNYTIGPYIDDWKWGTVHNATLQQVESSSLISNVIGKKMTLPFDGFDATAYRSLTKRTNFQVDTATMCSFYMDKTVHKVSLSASITNNELSRYYRDFKVKDYFKEIMLNNRNELFLINPVKDMHVK
- a CDS encoding LL-diaminopimelate aminotransferase, with the protein product MESYIQQLFAERIGGKNFGKVDKVYKFEKIKIAKREALKNNPGKELIDLGVGEPDEKAFDIVIETLCKEAYKHENRGYADNGIPEFKYAAAKYLKEVFGVEGIDPETEVNHSIGSKPALAMLPSAFINPGDICLMTVPGYPVFGTHTEWYGGKVYNIPLLKQNNFLPDLDSIPADILKKAKVLVINYPNNPTGAVATEEFYNRVIEFALKNKIIVVQDAAYAALTYSDKPLSFLRMPGAKEVGVEIHSLSKAFNMTGWRMAFVAGNPLIVKAFANVKDNFDSGQFKAIQKAAMVALEHPELTNRIKEKYKRRLESLVATLRRLGFDAHMPGGTFYLYVQIPKQTKNGIVFDNAESFSQYLIKECLISSVPWDDVGSFVRFSATFEAKDQEDEQRILKEVENRLGALAFEF
- a CDS encoding DUF1178 family protein produces the protein MISFDLECNNGHKFEGYFKDYNAFDEQMKAGLVECPVCTSRDIKRLFTGCSIQTKGSILEKNQPTFFEMIRMVESYIKEHFENVGDRFPEVARAIYYGIEEERNIYGNASKDEMKELIEEGIPVLPLPKIDDIEN